One Streptomyces dangxiongensis genomic window, GGCGGCGCGGGCTGCGGCGGCGTCGTCCGGCATGCTCCAACCTCTCAGCGACGGAACGGGATCGGCGGACCGGGCGGGGGCGGCCGGCCGTTGGCGGGGACGGTATCAGGCCGGTGACGTGCGGGGATACCGAGATGTCACGCCCGGTGAGGAGCACCCGGTGCGGTGGGGCGGGCCGGCCGGTGACGAGGTCCGGCCGTCCCGCCCCGTCCCGTTCCCTAGGCCAGCACCTCCGCCAGGATGCGCGCGGCCCGCTCGGTGTCCCGGAAGCCCACGTACAGCGGCGTGAACCCGAACCGGAGCACGTCGGGGTGGCGGAAGTCCCCGACGACCCCGCGCTCGACGAGGCGTTTCATGACCTCGCCGGCGTCCGGGCAGCGCAGGGCGATCTGACTGCCCCGCTCCTCGTGGCGTCCGGGTGTCACGCACTCCGTCCGCCCCGGCCCGGTGTACTCGGCCACGCACCGCAGGAAGAAGTCCGTCAGGGCGAGGGACTTCGCGCGGACCGCGGTGAGGGACACCCCGTCCCAGACCTCCAGGGCGGCCTCCAGGGCCAGCATGGAGAGGATGTCCGGCGTGCCGACCCGGCCGCGCGCAGCGCCAGGTGCCGGGGCGTAGGCCGGGCTCATGCCGAAGGGGTCGGCGTGGGAGTTCCAACCGGGCAGCGGGGAGTCGAAGCGGTCCTGGAGCGCGCCGCGCACGTACAGGTACGCCGGTGAACCCGGGCCGCCGTTCAGGTACTTGTAGGTGCAGCCGACCGCCAGGTCGACCCCGTGCTCGTCCAGGCCCACCGGCAGCGCGCCCGCGCTGTGGCACAGGTCCCAGACCGCGAGGGCGCCGGCGGCGTGGACCGCGGCGGTGAGCCCGGGCAGGTCGTGCAGGCGGCCGGTGCGGTAGTCGACGTGGTTGAGCAGGACCGCCGCCGTACGGCCGCCGAGGAGCCCCGGCACCTCCGCCGGGGTGACCGCGCGCAGGGTGCGCCCGGTCAGGCGGGCCGCCGACTCGGCGATGTAGCCGTCCGTGGGGAAGGTCGTGGCGTCGACCAGGATCTCGGTGCGGTCCTCGCCGGCCATGCGGGCCGCCGCCACGAGCGCCTTGAAGACGTTCACGCTGGTGGAGTCGCCGACGACGATCTGGCCCGGGGCGGCGCCGACCAGCGGGGCGATCCGGTCGCCGATCCGCTCGGGCGCCGTCCACCAGCCGCTCTCCTCCCAGGAGCGGATCCGCAGTTCGCCCCACTGGCGGCGGACCACGTCCTCGACCCGGCCCGGTACGTGCGCGGGCAGGGCGCCGAGCGAGTTCCCGTCCAGGTAGACCACGTCGTCGAGGACGAAACGGTCGCGCAGCGGGGCCAGCTCGTCCGCCGCGTCCAGCTTCTCCGCGAGCAGGCGCAGCTCAGACATGGGACCTCGCCGTCCACAGCTCGGGGAACACGTTCTTGCGGGCGCGCTTCTCCAGCCAGGCCACGCCGGCCGAACCGCCCGTGCCGGCCTTGGCGCCCATCGCGCGCCGGGTGGCGACGAGGTGGTCGTTGCGCCAGCGCCACACCAGTTCGGCCACGTCCGTCAGCGCCTCGCCCAGCCGGGCGATCTCGTCGCTCTCGTCGTCCGCGTAGACGGCGGCCCAGGCGGTCTCCACGGCCTCCGACGGCTCGTAGCGCCGGGTGACGTCGCGGTGCAGCACGGAGTCGGGGATCGCGTGGCCGCGGCGCGCGAGGAGCCGGACGACCTCGTCGTACAGGCTCGGCTCGTGCAGGGCCTTCTCCAGTTCCGCGTGGACGCGCGGGGCGCCGCGGTGCGGGACGAGCATGGACGCCGACTTGTCGCCGAGCAGGAACTCCAGGCGCCGGTACATCGCCGACTGGAAGCCGGAGCCCTCGCCGAGCGCGCTCCGGTAGCTGTTGAACTGCGCGGGGGTAAGCTGGCCGAGCGGCTTCCAGGAGGCGTTGAGCGCCTCCAGCTCGCGCACGGACCGCTTCAGCGCGGCGATCGCGGTGGGCACGTCGTCCGAGCGGAGCGCCTTCGCGGCGGTCTCCCACTCGTGCACGAGGACCGTGAACCACAGCTCCATGACCTGGGTGGTCACCAGGAAGACCATCTCTCCGGGGTCGTCGGAGAGGGTGTGCTGGAGATGGGTGAGCACGTCCGCCTTGACGTAGTCCTCGTACGGCGTCGTACCCGCGAAGTCGAGATGCGGGGTCTCGGGCTCAGTGGCCTCGGAAGGGGGGTGAGCCTGGTGGGACATCGCTGTCTCCTGTGTTACTCCGGGTAGCGGTCCGCCCCTGCCGATGCCGGCACGGGGGCCCCGGTCCCCACACCGCATCCTCCGCATTCCCCCCGGAAACGGCAAGGCCCGTCCGCTGCCGGACGGGCCACACCGGTGGTCGCACCCGGGGTCAGCCCAGCGTGCGGACCGCCGTCGGCGAGGAGTCCTCCAGGAACTTCGCGCAGCGCTCGTGCTCGTCCTGCTCACCGATGACCCCGGCGGCGCGGGCGAGGGCGTGCAGGGCCCGCAGGAAGCCGCGGTTCGGCTCGTGCTCCCACGGCACCGGGCCGTGTCCCTTCCAGCCGCTGCGGCGCAGGGCGTCCAGACCGCGGTGGTAACCCGTACGGGCGTAGGCGTACGACTCCACGACCGCGCCCCGCTCGAACGCCTCGTCGGCCAACTGGGCCCAGGCGAGGGAGGAGGTGGGGTACCGCGCGGCGACGTCGGCGGGCGCGGTGCCGTCCGCCAGCAGCCGGCGGGGCTCCGGATCGTCCGGGAGGTGCGTGGGGGGCGGGCCGCCGAGGAGGTTCTCGTGAATCGTCATGGGTTCAGTCTCGCGCACGCGGACACGGCCGACGGCGCCCGGGCCGGATGCCGGGAAGGTGAGCGGCCCGGGGCGGAGCAGACGGAGGGCCCGGGCCGGGCAGGCAGAGGGCAGGCGCGGGGGCGGGCAGGCGCAGGGCCCGGCGCCGTGACGGCCGCCGGGCCCACCGGGGGGTACCCGCTTACTTGATCTTGTTGCCCGCGGAGCGGAGGTGCTGCGTGGCCTCGAGGACGCGCGCGGCCATGCTCGCCTCGGCCAGCTTGCCCCAGGTGCGCGGGTCGTAGGCCTTCTTGTTGCCGACCTCGCCGTCGACCTTCAGGACGCCGTCGTAGTTGCGGAACATGTGGTCGACGACCGGACGGGTGAAGGCGTACTGGGTGTCCGTGTCGAGGTTCATCTTCACGACGCCGTTCTCCAGCGCGGTCTGGATCTCCTGCTCGGTGGAGCCGGAGCCGCCGTGGAAGACGAAGTCGAACGGGGACGCCTTGCCGAAGCGGGCGGCGACGCCCTCGTTCAGCTCCTTGAGCAGCTCCGGGCGGAGGACGACGTTGCCCGGCTTGTACACGCCGTGCACGTTGCCGAAGGAGGCGGCCAGCAGGTAGCGGCCCTTGTCGCCCAGCCCCAGGGCCTCGGCGGTGCGGATCGCGTCGTCGACCGTGGTGTAGAGGGAATCGTTGATCTCGTGCGAGACACCGTCCTCCTCGCCGCCGGTCGGGGTGATCTCCACTTCGAGGATGATGTGCGCGGCGCGGGCCTGCTCCAGCAGCTCCTGCGCGATCTCCAGGTTGTCGGCGAGGGTCTCGGCCGAGCCGTCCCACATGTGCGACTGGAACAGCGGGCCGAGGCCGGCGTCCACGCGCTTCTTCGACAGCGCGATGAGCGGGCGTACGTACCCGTCGAGCTTGTCCTTCGGGCAGTGGTCCGTGTGCAGGGCGATGTTGACCGGGTACTTCTCGGCGAGGATGTGGGCGTACTCGGCGAGCGCGACCGCGCCGGTCACCATGTCCTTGCTGTACTGGCCGCCGAGGAACTCGGCACCACCGGTCGAGATCTGGACGATGCCGTCGCTCTCCGCCTCCGCGAAACCGCGCAGCGCCGCGTTCAGGGTCTGGCTCGAGGTGACGTTGATGGCCGGGTAGGCGAACTTGCCTGCCTTCGCCCGGTCGAGCATCTCGTTGTAGACCTCGGGGGTTGCGATGGGCATCTGTCCGCTCCTTGTGTTGCGGGTGGATTCTGCGTTACGGCCCTGACCTAGACCTGGGGTGCGACGTCATCGTCGGCCCCATCCTTCCAGACACGACGTGCCCGCCGGCGCGATGGTGGGCACCCCGGCCAAGTCCAGGTCATACCGGTCCGTCAGTCCAGACCCAGTTCATCCTTCGAGAAGGCGAAACGGTACGGAACACCCGCGCCGGCCTGGATCTTCTCGGCCGCGCCGGTCGCCCGGTCCACGATGGTCGCGACGGCGACGACCTCGGCACCGGCCTCGCGCACCGCCTCCACGGCGGTCAGCGGGGAGCCGCCGGTGGTGGAGGTGTCCTCGACGACGAGCACACGGCGGCCCGCGATGTCCGGGCCCTCCACGCGCCGCTGCAGGCCGTGCGCCTTCGCCGCCTTGCGGACGACGAACGCGTCCAGCGTGCGCCCGCGCGCGGCGGCGGCGTGCAGCATGGCGGCGGCGACCGGGTCGGCGCCCATGGTGAGGCCGCCGACCGCGTCGAACTCCAGGTCCGCGGTCAGGTCCAGCAGCACCTGGCCGACCAGCGGGGCGGCCTCGCCGTCGAGGGTGACGCGGCGCAGGTCGACGTAGTAGTCGGCCTCCAGACCGGAGGAGAGAGTCACCTTGCCGTGCACCACGGCCTTGTCCTTGATCTGCTGAAGCAGCGCGCCACGTACGTCCGTCATGGCAGCCAGCTTAAAGGCGCCGCCAGCTCCAGGTGGTCGTCGCCTCCAGCGGCTCCAGCGGGGTGACCAGGCGCGGGTGGGTGTTCAGGCCGTTGGGCGGGCCGGTCTGCGGTTCCACGCAGACGGCCTCGGCCTGCTCGTCGTAGACCACCACCCACTTCTCCCGGCTGGTCACCGCCAGCTCAAGCTGCCCGGGCCAGGTGAGGGTGACGCCGACGCCGTCCGGCATGCCGAAGCAGTCGTCCCAGGGGCCGGGCCTCGGATCGACGCGCTGGCCGGTGGGCAGGTGGTCGTCACCGCGCTCCTCCTGCCAGGCGGGCGTGAAGTCCAGCCGCACGTCCTCGCCGCCGAGGTTCCGGTGGAACCACGGGTGCCAGCCGATCTGCGCCGGGAAGGAGTCGTCGTACGTCTCGACGGACACCGTCAGCGTCAGGGCGTCCTCGGCGAGCGCGACGATCTGGGTGACGCGGCCGGTGTGCGGCCAGGGATCGGTCAGCTCGTACGTGATCACCGCCTCGTTCTCCGTGACGCGCGCGGTGCGCCAGGCGCCGTCGCGCGCGGTGCCGTGGATGGCGTGCGGCGGGGCGTTGAGCGGCATCCGGCGGAGGGTGGCGCCGTCCAGGAAGCGGCCCTCCCGGATCCGGCCGCACCAGGGCACCATCGGGAAGCAGCCGTAGCGCTCGCCCTGCCGCAGCAGCTCCGTACCGCCGATCCGGAGTCCGCCGATCCGGCCGCCGTTGCCGGGTCTTACGCTCACTTCCGCGTCGCCCGCGGTCAGCGTGATGTCTTCGTCGCTCACGGGACCGACCCTACTGGGGCGATCAAGAGGGCACGCCCGAGCGACTCGGCGACACTCACCCACGGCACGGGTCGCGCACGGCGCGGGTCAGCGACGCTGGCGCACGGCGCGGGCCGACGGCGCTCACCCACGGCGCGGGTCAGCGGCGTTTGCGGAGGGCGCGGGTCAGGACGACCGCCGAGGCGAGGGCCAGAGCGGCGGCGGGGGCCGCCCAGCGCAGGGCGGGGTTGCCGGCAATGGTCTGGGGGGCCGGTACGGGAGCGTAGCGGCCGCGCGGCGGGGCGTGGTCGACCTCCTCGGCGCTGCGGCCGATCATCGTCCGGCGGGCGTGCGCGGCCTCGGCCGGCGGATCACCGGTGTCGGTGAAGTCGTCGGTGAGGCGGTCGGGGCACGCGTCGTCGCCGCCAGGTTCGTCGTCCGCGCCGGGAACCGGCGACGAGGCGGGCACCTCGGCCTCGTACCGGGACCCGCGGACCCCGGCGCCGGGTTCCGGCTCCTGGGCCCCGTCCGTCGCCAGGGCGGCCACGAAGCGGTTCAGCAGTCGTGTCGCCGCCGAGGTCACCGCCTCCGACGGCAGTTCCGTGATGCGGCCGTCCGCGTCCGCGGTGCCCCGTACGGTGACCGTGCAGCCGCCGTCGCCGTCCGCGAGGCGCAGGGTCAGGGCGAGTCTGACCGATCCGTCGCCGCGGGCCTCGCCCGCTTCAGCGTCGACGGCGTACGTGCCGTCCGCCCGGGCCGTCACCCGCAGCGCGCCCCGGTAGGTGACGGAGTGTCCGCCGACGCGCAGCTTCAGCCGGCCGGCGATCGGTGCGGCACCGGCGTCCTGCTGCAGTCCGGGAACCGCCCGGGCGACGCGCGCGGGGTCGGCCAGCGCCGCCCTGAGCCGTTCGGCGGAAACCGGGACGAAGACCTGGTGCTCCATGTCCGGTGAGCCTACCCAGTCCCCACGGATACGCACCCGGCTCCGCCACAGGCATCACCCCCGCTCGCGGAACCCGTCCGCCCCGGCCGGCTCTCAGTACCGTGGACGGAGCAGGGTCGACGCCCGCAGGCCGCCGACGCGGGTGCGTTCCGCCGCCTCGGCGTCGGAGGCGAGGGCTGCCAGGGCCGGGCTGGGCGGGTGACCGGGGCCCGGGCGCAGGGCTGGTGGGGTGCGGCCCGGTGCCGCCAGGAGGAAGCCCCAGTCGTGCGGGGCGCCGGAGGTGCGGTCGGGGCCGGCCGCGGGGCCGGAGCCGTCGCCGGGGACCCGGTAGGGCGAGGTGGCGAAGCCGGCCGCACGGAGTGTCGCGGCGACGGTCCAGAAGGCGCGGGGCCGGCCGGTGACGGGCCCGGCGTGCACCGCCAGACGGCCGTCCGCGGCCAGGACCCGGCGGACGAGGCCGTAGAACTCCTGGGAGTACAGCTTGGTGCCGGCGGTGACGCCGGGGCCGGGGAGGTCGGCGATCACGACGTCGTACGCCGGTCCCTGGGCCTCCCGCAGCCAGGTGAGCGCGTCGGCGGTGGTGACGTGGACGCGCGGGTCGGCGAGGGCGTGCCCGTTGGCGGCGGACAGGCCGGGGTCGCGGCGGGCGAGGTCCACCAGGCCGGGGTCGAGTTCGACGACGTCGACGCGGTGGACGCCGCTCCGGCGCAGCACCTCGCGGGCGGCCAGGCCGTCGCCGCCGCCCAGGACCAGGACGCGCGCGTGGGGGCCGGCGAGGGCGGGGTGGACCAGGGCCTGGTGGTAGCGGGGTTCGTCCCGGCCGCCGGCCCGGAGCCGGCCGTCGAGGTAGAGGCCGAGGGGCCGGCCGCCGGTGCCGCCGGTGCCGCCGGTCAGGACGATCTCCTGGACGCCGGTCCGCACGGCCGCCCGGACGTCCGTGCCGTACACGGCGCGGCGGGCGGCCCGCTCGAAGTCGCCGCTGAGGGCGGCGGCGGTGGCGAGGATCCCGAGGACGAGGAGGCCGGCGAGGAGGAGGGTCCAGCGGGCGCGGCGGGTGAGGTCGCGGCGGAAGAGGCCGAGGACGAGGGCGCCGCCCGCGACCACGTTGACCGTGCCGGTGAGCAGCGCGCCGGTCAGTTGGCCCAGGTACGGCAGGAGCAGGAAGGGGAAGGCCAGGCCGCCGACGAGGGCGCCGACGTAGTCCGCGGCGAACAGGTCGGCCACGGCGCCGCCCGCGTCCTGCCGGCGGATGCGCTGGGTCAGCTCCATGAGCAGGGGGATCTCGGCGCCGATGAGCAGGCCGATGATGAGGGAGAGGGCGACCAGCAGGCAGCGCGGGCCGCCGGCCCACATGCCGCCCCAGCCGCCGGTCCAGGCGAACACGGCGTACAGCGCCATGGCGCTGCATCCGCCGACCAGGGCCAGGGCCGACTCGACCGCGCCGAACCCGGCGGCCGCGTGCCGCCGCAGCCGTTTGGCGCCGAGGGAGCCGATGCCCATGGCGAACACCATGACGGACAGCACGACGGAGGCCTGGGTGACCGAGTCGCCCGTCAGGTACGAGGCGAACGCGACGAGTTCCAGCTCGTACACCAGCCCGCAGGCCGCGCAGACGAACACGCACACGAGGACCAGGAACCGCCCGGTGCCGGGCCGGACGGGCAGCCGCGCGGGGCCCGTCCGGGCGGGCGGGGCGCCCGGGGGCGCGGGGGTGTGCGTTTCGATCACATTGCGACGTTACGTCACACAATGGGTACGCCTCGTCACCCACACGTGTGGATCTGACGGCAGTTGACGGATTTCGGGTTTATGCCGCCCGGGACCGGTCCCTGCCCGGCCGTCCCGCCGCCGTCCGGGCACCGACCCGGGTCCGGGTGGCCACTAGCTGCCCGTCCTGCGGGTAGGCGTGCCAGGTGCGCCAGTGCACCTGCCCCTCGTGGCGCTGGGCGAGCATCGCGGTGAAGGCGTGGGGGCTGCCGGGGAAGACGCCGGCCAGGCCGTGCGGATGGTCGCAGACGAGGGCCAGCAGTTCCTGGGCGCGGCCCTCGAAGGAGCCGGGCGGGAGGACCTCGACGCGGGCGGCGAACTCGTACTCCCAGTCGCCGACGCGTTTGGCGACGCCCACCGGCAGCGGGGTGCTGGAGCCGGGGATGCAGGCGACGGTCTCCGAGCAGCTACTGCGGCGCTCCTCGAGGAGGATCTGGTGGGACGCGCCGAGCAGGCGCAACTGGAGCTTGGCTCCGGTGAGTTCGAGGTCGAGGGTGGCCAGGGCGGGCAGCGGTTCGCGTCCCAGGGCCCAGGCGAGGTCGGCAGCCCGTGTATCGGTGTAGGAGGTGTTCAGGGTCGTGAGCATGGGTCGGCTCCGCTAACGCGCAAGGAGGAGGGAGATCGGCCTGTCAGTCCGGTCGGCCCGGCCGCAGGGGGGCCAGGGGGACGCCGAGGGGCTGCGTCGGCGTTGTAGAGAGAACCACGAACTGTGGTGACGCCACAGCGTTTTTACCCAACTCCGCCGGGTTTCCATCCCCCGGGGGGCTCAACAGCTCAACTGTTCAACCATGGCCGTGCGGCGGGCGCGCGACCGGAACGGGCGAACGCCCGCCGGATGTTCGTATCCGACGGGCGTCCGGGTGCGGCCCGGATGCGGTTCCCCCCGCTTCCGGAAGCTCTGCCCCGTGTCAGCCGCCTCCCCCGCATCCGCCCCCGCCGCCGCCGCACGACGATCCCCCGCCACAGGAGTGGCCGCCGCCGCAGGAGTGACCTCCGTGGTGCCCGCCGTCCGACCCGGAGGCCGCGCCCAGGCCGCCCGCCCACCAACTGGTGTTGCCGCCGTCGGAGGACGATGACGACGATGCCGATGACGAGCGGGACGGCCGGCCGCGCCCGCCGCCCTTGCCGAGCGACAGCCCGGCCTGCCGGTTTTGGCGGTTGCGACTCGCCACCCGTGCGCTGACAAGAACCGCCGCCACCACCAGGATGATGCCGATGACCATGGCGTCACCCTCCTTCCGTTCCCCCGAAGCGGCCCCCCGTGGGCGCCTCGCCGTTGCCGCGTCTCGCGCGGTGACCGGGAGATGCCCACCCCGGTCCGCGCGCAAAGCACAGTTGAGGAAGTCCAGAGCTTGGGCGGAGGATGACCGCCATGACCTCCAGCGCACGCCCCTACCTCAACCGCCGGCTCGCCGCGTTCGGGACGACGATCTTCGCCGAGATGTCGGCGCTCGCCGTGGCGACCGGGTCGATCAATTTGGGCCAGGGCTTCCCGGACACGGACGGGCCCGAGGAGGTCCGGGAGGCGGCCGTACGGGCGCTGCGCGACGGCCGCGGCAACCAGTACCCGCCGGGCCCCGGCGTCCCCGAACTGCGCGCCGCGATCGCCGCGCACCAGCAGCGCCGGTACGGCCTGTCCTGGGACCCCGGCACCGAGGTGCTGGTCACCGCGGGCGCGACGGAGGCGATCGCGGCGGCGCTGCTGGCGCTGGTCGAGCCCGGGGACGAGGTCGTGGCCCTGGAGCCGTACTACGACTCGTACGCGGCGAGCATCGCGATGGCCGGCGGCACGCGGGTGCCGGTGACGCTGCGACCGCACGAGGGACACTTCCGGCTGGACCTGGACGAGCTGCGCGCGGCCGTCACCGGCCGCACCCGGCTGCTGCTGCTCAACACCCCGCACAACCCGACCGGCACGGTCCTCACCCGCGCGGAACTCGCCGCGATCGCCGAGCTGGCGGTGGAGCGGGATCTGCTGGTGGTGACCGACGAGGTGTACGAGCACCTGGTCTTCGACGGCGCCGAGCACCTGCCGCTCGCCGGGTTCCCCGGGATGCGCGAGCGCACGGTCGGCATCGGCTCGGCCGGCAAGACGTTCTCGTTCACCGGCTGGAAGGTGGGCTGGGTGACGGGGTCGCCGGAGCTGGTCGGCGCGGTCCGCACGGTGAAGCAGTACCTGACGTACGTCGCCTCGGGGCCCTTCCAGTACGCGATCGCCGAGGCCCTCGCCCTGCCCGACTCCTACTTCGAGGAGTACCGCCGCACCATGCTGGCCCGCCGGGACATCCTGACGGAGGGGCTGACCGCGGCGGGCTTCGGGGTGTTCCGGCCCGCCGGCACCTACTTCGTCACCGCCGACATCCGCCCCCTCGGCGAGAAGGACGGGTTCGCCTTCTGCCGCGCCCTGCCCGAGCGCGCGGGCGTGGTGGCCGTCCCCAACGCGGTCTTCTACGACGACCGGGAGGCCGGGGCGCCCTTCGTGCGGTTCGCGTTCTGCAAGCGGGAGGAGGTCCTGCGGGAGGCGGTGGAGCGGCTGCGGGCCATGTGAGCCGAGGTCCGGGGGCCGCCGCCCCCGGACCCCACGGACCGGGTTACTCCCCGTCGTCCTCGGGCTTCTCCGCCTCGTCGACCTCCTGCTCCAGGCCGAGCTGCTCGACCAGCCACTTGTCGAACTCGATCGCGGCCCGCACCCAGCTGACCGTGGAGGAGACGAAGTGGTTGATGTCGACGCCCGTGCCGATCAGCATCTGGGCCTCGCCGATCAGGCGGACGGTGCCGTCGTCATGGGTGTGGGTGTACACCTTGGGCCACAGGGTGCGGCGGTTCCAGTCGTCGATGGACTCCAGAAGCTGCGGCTTCTCGTCGATCGGGTGGGGGCGGTCGTAGAACGTCCGCACCGAGAAGATCGCCTGTTCGGCCTCCCCGCGGAACATGAAGTAGGTGCGGAACTGCTCCCACGGCGCCGCGAGGTCACCCTCCTCGTCGACGACGTACTTCAGCTCCATCTGCTCGAGGAGCTGCTTCACCAGGTCCTGATCCGGGAGGACGGGGCCCGCCGGTCCTTGGGGCTGCGGTTCGGGCTGGCCCCCGAAATTAGGAATCGAGGACGGGTCGATGCTCACCGTGTTTTTCCCTTCATGCGGATGCCGCCATCCTCCCCCATGCGGGGAGGGGGGTGGCAAGCCCTGACGGGGCCTGTCAGCCCGTGGCGGACATGATCCGGCAGGGGGTGCCGTGGGCGGTGACGCGGGGGTGCGCCCGTACGCCGGTCCGAGTGAACCCCGCACGCCCGCCGAAACGTGGAAGTCCCCTCTCCCGGCGTTCCGGGAGAGGGGACCGTGAGCGGCCCTACAGGGTCTTGCCGGTGGCGGGGCCGACCAGCAGCCCGTCCTCGAAGCGGTCCACGCGGACCGTGTCGCCGTCCTTGATCTCGCCGGACAGGATCTCCTTGGCGAGCCGGTCGCCGATCGCGGTCTGCACCAGGCGGCGCAGCGGGCGGGCGCCGTACGCCGGGTCCAGGCCCTCCTCCGCCAGCCAGGCCAGCGCCGGCGGGGTGATCTCCAGCGTGAGCCGGCGCTCGGCCAGCCGCCTGGCCAGCCGCTCGATCTGCAACTGGGCGATCCGCTCCAGCTCGGGCTTGGTCAGCGCCGAGAAGACGACCAGGTCGTCCAGGCGGTTGAGGAACTCCGGCTTGAAGGAGGACCGGACGACCTCCAGCACCTGCTCCTTCTTCTCCGTCTCGCTGCGCAGCGGGTCGACCAGGAACTGGCTGCCCAGGTTGGAGGTGAGTACCAGGATGGTGTTGCGGAAGTCGACCGTGCGGCCCTGACCGTCCGTCAGGCGCCCGTCGTCCAGCACCTGGAGCAGGATGTCGAAGACCTCGGGGTGGGCCTTCTCCACCTCGTCCAGCAGGACGACGCTGTACGGGCGCCGCCGCACCGCCTCGGTGAGCTGGCCGCCCTCCTCGTAGCCGATGTACCCGGGGGGCGCGCCGACGAGCCGGGCCACGCTGTGCTTCTCGCCGTACTCGGACATGTCGACGCGGACCATGGCCCGCTCGTCGTCGAAGAGGAAGTCGGCGAGTGCCTTGGCGAGTTCGGTCTTGCCGACGCCGGTGGGGCCGAGGAAGAGGAAGGACCCGGTGGGCCGGTCGGGGTCGGCGATCCCGGCCCGCGAGCGCCGTACGGCGTCGCTCACGGCGCGTACGGCCTCACCCTGGCCGATGAGCCGCCTGCCCAGCTCCTCCTCCATGCGCAGCAGCTTCTGCGTCTCGCCCTCCAGCAGGCGGCCGGCCGGGATGCCGGTCCAGGCGGCGACGACGTCGGCGATGTCGTCGGAGCCGACCTCCTCCTTGACCATGGTGTCCCGGGCGACCTCCTCCTCGGCCTGGGAGGCGGCCTCCAGCTCCTTCTCGAGCTGCGGGATCTCGCCGTAGAGCAGCTTGGCGGCGGTGTCGAAGTCGCCGTCGCGCTGGGCGCGTTCGGCCTGCCCGCGCACGTCGTCGAGGCGTTCCTTCAGCTCACCGACGCGGTTGAGGGACTGCTTCTCCTTCTCCCAGCGGGCGGTGAGGCCGCGCAGCTCCTCCTCCTTGTCGGCGAGGTCGCGGCGCAGCTTCTCCAGGCGGGCCACGGAGGCCGGGTCGGTCTCCTTGGCGATCGCCAGTTCCTCCATCTTCAGCCGGTCGACGGCGCGCTGGAGTTCGTCGATCTCGACGGGCGAGGAGTCGATCTCCATGCGCAGCCGGGAGGCGGCCTCGTCCACCAGGTCGATGGCCTTGTCCGGCAGGAAGCGGGAGGTGATGTACCGGTCGGAGAGGGTGGCGGCGGCCACCAGCGCGCTGTCCGCGATCTGCACCTTGTGGTGGGCCTCGTACCGGCCCTTGAGGCCGCGCAGGATCGCGATGGTGTCCTCGACGCTCGGCTCGGCGACCAGCACCTGCTGGAAGCGGCGCTCCAGGGCGGGGTCCTTCTCGATCCGCTCCCGGTACTCGTCCAGGGTGGTGGCGCCCACCATCCGCAGCTCGCCGCGGGCCAGCATGGGCTTGAGCATGTTGCCCGCGTCCATGGCCGAGTCCCCGCCGGCGCCGGCGCCCACGACGGTGTGCAGCTCGTCGATGAAGGTGATGACCTGCCCGTCGGAGTCCTTGATCTCGGCGAGGACGGCCTTGAGCCGCTCCTCGAACTCGCCGCGGTACTTGGCGCCGGCCACCATCGCGCCGAGGTCCAGCGCGACCAGCCGCTTGTCCTTCAGCGACTCGGGCACGTCGCCCTTCACGATCCGCTGGGCGAGCCCCTCGACGACGGCGGTCTTGCCGACGCCGGGCTCGCCGATGAGCACGGGGTTGTTCTTGGTCCTGCGGCTGAGCACCTGCACGACCCGCCGGATTTCCTGGTCCCGTCCGATGACCGGGTCCAGCCGGCCCTCGCGGGCGGCGGCGGTGAAGTCGGTGCCGAACTTCTCCAGGGCCTTGTACTGGCCCTCCGGGTCGGCGGTGGTCACGCGGCGTCCTCCCCTGGCCTTCTGGAAGGCCTCTTGCAGTTTCCTGGCGTCGGCGCCCTGCTTCTCGAGCACGTCCCCTGCCGCGCCGCCCTGC contains:
- the kynU gene encoding kynureninase, whose amino-acid sequence is MSELRLLAEKLDAADELAPLRDRFVLDDVVYLDGNSLGALPAHVPGRVEDVVRRQWGELRIRSWEESGWWTAPERIGDRIAPLVGAAPGQIVVGDSTSVNVFKALVAAARMAGEDRTEILVDATTFPTDGYIAESAARLTGRTLRAVTPAEVPGLLGGRTAAVLLNHVDYRTGRLHDLPGLTAAVHAAGALAVWDLCHSAGALPVGLDEHGVDLAVGCTYKYLNGGPGSPAYLYVRGALQDRFDSPLPGWNSHADPFGMSPAYAPAPGAARGRVGTPDILSMLALEAALEVWDGVSLTAVRAKSLALTDFFLRCVAEYTGPGRTECVTPGRHEERGSQIALRCPDAGEVMKRLVERGVVGDFRHPDVLRFGFTPLYVGFRDTERAARILAEVLA
- a CDS encoding tryptophan 2,3-dioxygenase family protein codes for the protein MSHQAHPPSEATEPETPHLDFAGTTPYEDYVKADVLTHLQHTLSDDPGEMVFLVTTQVMELWFTVLVHEWETAAKALRSDDVPTAIAALKRSVRELEALNASWKPLGQLTPAQFNSYRSALGEGSGFQSAMYRRLEFLLGDKSASMLVPHRGAPRVHAELEKALHEPSLYDEVVRLLARRGHAIPDSVLHRDVTRRYEPSEAVETAWAAVYADDESDEIARLGEALTDVAELVWRWRNDHLVATRRAMGAKAGTGGSAGVAWLEKRARKNVFPELWTARSHV
- a CDS encoding DUF3151 domain-containing protein; this encodes MTIHENLLGGPPPTHLPDDPEPRRLLADGTAPADVAARYPTSSLAWAQLADEAFERGAVVESYAYARTGYHRGLDALRRSGWKGHGPVPWEHEPNRGFLRALHALARAAGVIGEQDEHERCAKFLEDSSPTAVRTLG
- the fbaA gene encoding class II fructose-bisphosphate aldolase, with protein sequence MPIATPEVYNEMLDRAKAGKFAYPAINVTSSQTLNAALRGFAEAESDGIVQISTGGAEFLGGQYSKDMVTGAVALAEYAHILAEKYPVNIALHTDHCPKDKLDGYVRPLIALSKKRVDAGLGPLFQSHMWDGSAETLADNLEIAQELLEQARAAHIILEVEITPTGGEEDGVSHEINDSLYTTVDDAIRTAEALGLGDKGRYLLAASFGNVHGVYKPGNVVLRPELLKELNEGVAARFGKASPFDFVFHGGSGSTEQEIQTALENGVVKMNLDTDTQYAFTRPVVDHMFRNYDGVLKVDGEVGNKKAYDPRTWGKLAEASMAARVLEATQHLRSAGNKIK
- the pyrE gene encoding orotate phosphoribosyltransferase — translated: MTDVRGALLQQIKDKAVVHGKVTLSSGLEADYYVDLRRVTLDGEAAPLVGQVLLDLTADLEFDAVGGLTMGADPVAAAMLHAAAARGRTLDAFVVRKAAKAHGLQRRVEGPDIAGRRVLVVEDTSTTGGSPLTAVEAVREAGAEVVAVATIVDRATGAAEKIQAGAGVPYRFAFSKDELGLD
- a CDS encoding aldose epimerase family protein, which translates into the protein MSDEDITLTAGDAEVSVRPGNGGRIGGLRIGGTELLRQGERYGCFPMVPWCGRIREGRFLDGATLRRMPLNAPPHAIHGTARDGAWRTARVTENEAVITYELTDPWPHTGRVTQIVALAEDALTLTVSVETYDDSFPAQIGWHPWFHRNLGGEDVRLDFTPAWQEERGDDHLPTGQRVDPRPGPWDDCFGMPDGVGVTLTWPGQLELAVTSREKWVVVYDEQAEAVCVEPQTGPPNGLNTHPRLVTPLEPLEATTTWSWRRL
- a CDS encoding SRPBCC family protein translates to MEHQVFVPVSAERLRAALADPARVARAVPGLQQDAGAAPIAGRLKLRVGGHSVTYRGALRVTARADGTYAVDAEAGEARGDGSVRLALTLRLADGDGGCTVTVRGTADADGRITELPSEAVTSAATRLLNRFVAALATDGAQEPEPGAGVRGSRYEAEVPASSPVPGADDEPGGDDACPDRLTDDFTDTGDPPAEAAHARRTMIGRSAEEVDHAPPRGRYAPVPAPQTIAGNPALRWAAPAAALALASAVVLTRALRKRR